The following are from one region of the Streptomyces rubrogriseus genome:
- a CDS encoding carboxymuconolactone decarboxylase family protein, producing MTARTQLLDREVGKALSALSAAAKKGLGDPVLAELVMIRASQLNHCAFCLDMHLTLARKNGEGEERLGLLAAWEEAGDLYDGRERAALALTEAMTVLTEGFVSDEVYEEAAVHFDDGELAHLVGLITVINSWNRLMVSRRVPPGGYTP from the coding sequence GTGACGGCACGCACGCAGCTCCTGGACCGGGAGGTCGGGAAGGCGCTGTCGGCGCTGAGCGCGGCGGCCAAGAAGGGGCTCGGCGACCCGGTGCTCGCCGAGCTGGTGATGATCCGGGCCTCGCAGCTCAACCACTGCGCGTTCTGCCTGGACATGCACCTCACCCTGGCCCGCAAGAACGGGGAGGGCGAGGAGCGCCTCGGTCTGCTCGCCGCCTGGGAGGAGGCGGGGGACCTGTACGACGGGCGGGAGCGGGCCGCGCTCGCGCTGACCGAGGCGATGACCGTCCTGACCGAGGGCTTCGTGTCCGACGAGGTGTACGAGGAGGCCGCCGTACACTTCGACGACGGCGAACTCGCCCATCTGGTCGGGCTGATCACCGTCATCAACAGCTGGAACCGGCTGATGGTCAGCCGCAGGGTCCCACCGGGGGGTTACACACCGTGA
- a CDS encoding ABC transporter permease has translation MATITAPTSEKAAPPGILTHPATRKLLALAALAAVLVPLAVTQWGGATWPSALTVDVSEPLGRASDWIIDNRDSHPLFLYFFGHVSNIVVVAVRAVYLALLAVGWAGVTAIGALVAWRVAGVKLAAGTAAAFLACGLLGMWVPTMQTLALMVVAVLASVGVGALLGLAAGLSDRMDRVLRPVLDTMQVLPAFAYLLPVVLVFGIGVPAAVLATVVYAAPPMARLTSLGLRGADREVLEAVESLGTTARQRLLTARIPLARKELLLGVNQTIMMALSMAVIASVIGAGGLGDRVYQALASVDVGAALAAGIPIVLLAVVLDRVTGAAGERLGESGKSPVTWLYALVVAAAVALAGRLAGFLDWPDGWDLNIAEPVNRAVDWMTAHLYSGVPVVGGTADWAAHFTSWILNPLRDGLQWLPWWSVLLIVAALAWLIGTWRTALTAVLAMAAIGVLGVWDPSLDTLSQVLAAVAVTLVVGFATGIAAARGDRFERLLRPVLDVFQTMPQFVYLIPVVALFGVGRAPAVAAAVVYALPAVVRITAQGLRQVDPAAMESARSLGATSGQQLRQVQLPLARPALLLAVNQGVVLVLAVVIIGGLVGGGALGYQVVFGLAQGDLATGLVAGAAIVCLGLMLDRVTQPTERRTTKKGA, from the coding sequence GCCGCCGTCCTCGTCCCCCTGGCCGTCACCCAGTGGGGCGGCGCCACCTGGCCGAGCGCCCTCACCGTCGACGTCTCCGAACCCCTCGGCAGGGCCAGCGACTGGATCATCGACAACCGGGACAGCCACCCCCTGTTCCTGTACTTCTTCGGTCACGTCAGCAACATCGTGGTCGTCGCCGTACGCGCCGTGTACCTCGCCCTCCTCGCCGTCGGCTGGGCCGGGGTCACCGCGATCGGCGCCCTGGTCGCCTGGCGGGTGGCCGGGGTGAAGCTCGCGGCGGGCACCGCGGCGGCGTTCCTGGCCTGCGGCCTGCTCGGCATGTGGGTGCCGACGATGCAGACCCTGGCCCTCATGGTCGTCGCCGTCCTCGCCTCCGTCGGCGTCGGCGCCCTGCTGGGCCTGGCCGCCGGCCTGTCCGACCGGATGGACCGCGTCCTGCGCCCGGTGCTGGACACCATGCAGGTGCTGCCCGCCTTCGCCTACCTCCTCCCCGTCGTCCTGGTCTTCGGCATCGGCGTCCCCGCCGCCGTGCTGGCCACCGTCGTCTACGCCGCCCCGCCCATGGCCCGGCTCACCTCGCTGGGCCTGCGCGGCGCGGACCGGGAGGTCCTGGAGGCCGTCGAGTCCCTCGGCACCACCGCCCGTCAGCGCCTGCTGACCGCCCGCATCCCGCTGGCCCGCAAGGAACTCCTGCTCGGCGTCAACCAGACGATCATGATGGCGCTGTCCATGGCCGTCATCGCCTCGGTCATCGGCGCCGGCGGCCTCGGCGACCGCGTCTACCAGGCGCTCGCCTCGGTCGACGTCGGCGCGGCCCTCGCGGCCGGCATCCCGATCGTGCTGCTCGCCGTCGTCCTGGACCGGGTGACCGGCGCGGCCGGGGAACGGCTCGGCGAGTCCGGAAAGTCACCGGTGACCTGGCTGTACGCCCTGGTCGTCGCCGCGGCCGTCGCGCTCGCCGGACGCCTGGCCGGCTTCCTCGACTGGCCCGACGGCTGGGACCTGAACATCGCCGAGCCCGTCAACCGGGCCGTCGACTGGATGACCGCCCACCTGTACTCCGGCGTTCCCGTCGTCGGCGGCACCGCCGACTGGGCCGCGCACTTCACCAGCTGGATCCTCAACCCGCTCCGCGACGGCCTCCAGTGGCTGCCCTGGTGGTCCGTGCTCCTGATCGTCGCCGCCCTGGCCTGGCTGATCGGCACCTGGCGCACCGCGCTCACCGCCGTCCTCGCGATGGCCGCGATCGGCGTGCTCGGCGTGTGGGACCCGTCCCTGGACACGCTCTCCCAGGTACTCGCCGCCGTCGCCGTGACCCTGGTCGTCGGCTTCGCCACCGGCATCGCCGCCGCCCGCGGCGACCGCTTCGAGCGCCTGCTGCGGCCCGTGCTCGACGTCTTCCAGACCATGCCGCAGTTCGTGTACCTGATCCCGGTCGTCGCCCTGTTCGGCGTGGGCCGCGCGCCCGCCGTGGCGGCAGCGGTCGTCTACGCCCTCCCGGCCGTCGTCCGCATCACCGCCCAGGGCCTGCGCCAGGTCGACCCGGCCGCCATGGAGTCGGCCCGTTCGCTCGGCGCCACCAGCGGCCAGCAGCTGCGCCAGGTCCAGCTTCCGCTGGCCCGCCCGGCCCTGCTGCTCGCCGTCAACCAGGGCGTCGTCCTGGTCCTCGCCGTCGTCATCATCGGCGGCCTGGTCGGCGGTGGCGCGCTCGGCTACCAGGTCGTCTTCGGCCTCGCCCAGGGCGACCTGGCGACCGGCCTGGTCGCGGGCGCCGCGATCGTCTGCCTCGGCCTGATGCTCGACCGCGTCACCCAGCCCACCGAACGCCGTACGACGAAGAAGGGAGCCTGA
- a CDS encoding glycine hydroxymethyltransferase, protein MPAEISPESTAYRAALDVIRAVEPRVADAIGQEVADQREMLKLIASENYASPATLLAMGNWFSDKYAEGTIGRRFYAGCRNVDTVESLAAEHARELFGARHAYVQPHSGIDANLVAFWAVLGARVEVPFLEKTGARQVNDLTDADWAELRQAFGNQRMLGMSLDAGGHLTHGFRPNISGKMFDQRSYGTDPATGLIDYEALRASAREFKPLIIVAGYSAYPRLVNFRIMREIADEVGATLMVDMAHFAGLVAGKVLTGDFDPVPHAQIVTTTTHKSLRGPRGGMVLCDDSLKDQVDRGCPMVLGGPLPHVMAAKAVALAEARQPAFQDYAQRIVDNARALAEGLTKRGATLVTGGTDNHLNLIDVASSYGLTGRQAEAALLDSGIVTNRNAIPADPNGAWYTSGIRIGTPALTTRGLGTAEMDEVAGLIDRVLTATEPGTTKSGAPSKASHVLDAKVADEISHRATDLVAGFPLYPEIDLG, encoded by the coding sequence TTGCCCGCCGAAATCTCCCCCGAGTCCACCGCCTACCGAGCCGCGCTCGACGTCATCCGAGCCGTCGAACCCCGCGTCGCGGACGCCATCGGCCAGGAGGTCGCCGACCAGCGCGAGATGCTCAAGCTGATCGCCTCCGAGAACTACGCCTCCCCGGCCACGCTCCTGGCGATGGGCAACTGGTTCAGCGACAAGTACGCCGAGGGCACCATCGGCCGCCGCTTCTACGCCGGCTGCCGCAACGTCGACACCGTCGAGTCCCTCGCCGCCGAGCACGCGCGCGAACTGTTCGGCGCCCGCCACGCCTACGTCCAGCCGCACTCCGGCATCGACGCCAACCTGGTCGCCTTCTGGGCCGTCCTCGGCGCCCGCGTCGAGGTGCCGTTCCTGGAGAAGACCGGCGCCCGCCAGGTCAACGACCTGACCGACGCCGACTGGGCCGAGCTGCGGCAGGCCTTCGGCAACCAGCGGATGCTCGGCATGTCCCTGGACGCCGGCGGCCACCTCACCCACGGCTTCCGCCCCAACATCAGCGGCAAGATGTTCGACCAGCGCTCCTACGGCACCGACCCGGCCACCGGCCTCATCGACTACGAGGCCCTGCGCGCCTCCGCCCGCGAGTTCAAGCCACTGATCATCGTCGCGGGCTACTCCGCGTACCCCCGGCTGGTGAACTTCCGGATCATGCGCGAGATCGCCGACGAGGTCGGCGCGACCCTCATGGTCGACATGGCGCACTTCGCCGGACTCGTCGCGGGCAAGGTGCTCACCGGCGACTTCGACCCGGTCCCGCACGCCCAGATCGTGACGACCACCACCCACAAGTCGCTGCGCGGCCCGCGCGGCGGCATGGTCCTGTGCGACGACTCCCTCAAGGACCAGGTCGACCGCGGCTGCCCGATGGTGCTCGGCGGCCCGCTGCCGCACGTCATGGCCGCCAAGGCCGTCGCCCTCGCCGAGGCCCGGCAGCCCGCGTTCCAGGACTACGCCCAGCGCATCGTGGACAACGCCCGCGCGCTCGCCGAGGGCCTGACCAAGCGCGGCGCCACCCTGGTGACCGGGGGCACCGACAACCACCTCAACCTGATCGACGTGGCCTCCTCCTACGGCCTCACCGGCCGACAGGCCGAGGCCGCGCTGCTCGACTCCGGCATCGTCACCAACCGCAACGCCATCCCGGCCGACCCGAACGGCGCCTGGTACACCTCCGGCATCCGCATCGGCACCCCGGCGCTCACCACGCGCGGTCTCGGCACGGCGGAGATGGACGAGGTCGCGGGCCTCATCGACCGCGTCCTCACCGCCACCGAGCCCGGCACCACCAAGTCCGGCGCCCCGTCCAAGGCCTCCCACGTCCTCGACGCGAAGGTCGCCGACGAGATCTCGCACCGAGCCACCGACCTGGTGGCCGGCTTCCCGCTGTACCCGGAGATCGACCTCGGCTGA
- a CDS encoding isocitrate lyase/PEP mutase family protein, which translates to MSHAAAFRALHHGRVPDDPLVLPGPWDAASARVFVEAGFPALATPSAGVAASLGYEDGQTPADEMFAAVARIVRAVDVPVSADVEDGYGLAPKELVERLLEVGVVGCNLEDSTDEGLKDPAEHAEWLAGVRGEAGDRLFLNARIDTFIRGVDDPGAAIERAAAYVAAGADCVYPIAAPTALLPLLRSGIQGPVNVFARPGQGPAPAELGGLGATRITFGPGLQRHAEQSVREAAAGLAGRPPR; encoded by the coding sequence GTGAGTCACGCCGCCGCGTTCCGCGCCCTTCACCACGGCCGGGTCCCGGACGACCCCCTCGTCCTGCCGGGCCCCTGGGACGCGGCGAGCGCCCGGGTGTTCGTGGAGGCCGGGTTCCCGGCGCTCGCGACGCCGAGCGCCGGGGTGGCGGCCTCGCTCGGGTACGAGGACGGGCAGACCCCGGCCGACGAGATGTTCGCGGCGGTCGCGCGGATCGTGCGCGCCGTGGACGTGCCCGTGTCGGCGGACGTCGAGGACGGCTACGGCCTGGCGCCGAAGGAGCTGGTGGAGCGGCTCCTCGAGGTGGGCGTGGTCGGCTGCAACCTGGAGGACTCCACCGACGAGGGGCTCAAGGACCCGGCGGAGCACGCCGAGTGGCTGGCCGGGGTGCGGGGGGAGGCCGGTGACCGGCTCTTCCTGAACGCCCGGATCGACACGTTCATCCGGGGCGTCGACGATCCGGGAGCGGCCATCGAGCGGGCCGCCGCCTATGTCGCCGCGGGCGCCGACTGCGTGTATCCCATCGCCGCCCCCACCGCTCTGCTGCCGCTGCTGCGGTCCGGGATCCAGGGGCCGGTCAACGTGTTCGCGCGGCCCGGGCAGGGCCCCGCGCCCGCCGAACTCGGCGGGCTCGGGGCCACCCGGATCACGTTCGGGCCCGGTCTCCAGCGGCATGCGGAGCAGTCGGTGCGGGAGGCCGCGGCAGGCCTCGCGGGCCGCCCCCCGAGGTGA
- the pdxR gene encoding MocR-like pyridoxine biosynthesis transcription factor PdxR: MANSWATLGVDLHLEPTGPGLRRGLTDALREAVRTGRLGPGTRLPSSRVLAADLGIARNTVADAYADLVAEGWLTARQGSGTHVADRVAAPPAEASARRPREPARPLHDLRPGSPDLASFPRVEWLRAARRAVTAAPNDAFGYGDPRGHPELRGALSAYLARARGVRAAPEHLLVCGGVAHALVVLAAVLRARGVRTVAVESYGLHVHRDLLEAAGLRTVPLPVDDRGADPGALTDAGAVLLTPAHQFPTGVPLHPDRRAAVVDWARRTGALILEDDYDGEFRYDRQPVGALQGLAPDHVVYLGTASKSLAPGLRLAWAVLPPGLADEVTATRGGSDTCGVLEQLTLAEFLASGAYDRHVRASRLRYRRRRDALVAALAGRVPEVRIAGIAAGLHAVLGLPPGTEQQVLRSAAWQGLGLHGLSVFRHPKATTDPLDAVVVGYGTPPDHAWTGALDALCRALP, from the coding sequence ATGGCGAATTCCTGGGCCACTCTCGGCGTGGACCTGCACCTCGAACCCACCGGTCCCGGCCTGCGCCGCGGCCTCACCGACGCGTTGCGCGAGGCCGTCCGCACCGGCCGCCTGGGACCCGGCACCCGGCTCCCCTCGTCCCGCGTCCTCGCCGCCGACCTCGGCATCGCCCGCAACACCGTCGCCGACGCCTACGCCGACCTCGTCGCCGAGGGCTGGCTCACCGCGCGCCAGGGCTCGGGCACCCACGTCGCCGACCGTGTCGCCGCCCCGCCGGCCGAAGCCTCGGCCCGGCGCCCCCGGGAGCCCGCCCGGCCCCTCCACGACCTGCGCCCCGGCAGCCCGGACCTCGCCAGCTTTCCGCGCGTCGAGTGGCTCAGAGCCGCCCGCCGCGCCGTCACGGCCGCTCCCAACGACGCCTTCGGCTACGGCGATCCCCGCGGCCACCCCGAGCTGCGCGGCGCGCTGTCCGCCTACCTCGCCCGCGCCCGGGGCGTGCGCGCCGCCCCCGAACACCTGCTGGTCTGCGGCGGCGTCGCGCACGCCCTGGTGGTGCTGGCCGCGGTGCTGCGGGCGCGAGGCGTGCGCACCGTGGCCGTCGAGTCGTACGGCCTCCACGTCCACCGCGACCTGCTCGAAGCCGCCGGTCTGCGAACCGTCCCGCTGCCCGTCGACGACCGGGGCGCCGACCCCGGGGCGCTCACGGACGCGGGCGCCGTGCTGCTCACCCCCGCCCACCAGTTCCCGACCGGCGTGCCGCTGCACCCCGACCGCCGGGCGGCCGTCGTGGACTGGGCGCGGCGCACCGGCGCCCTGATCCTGGAGGACGACTACGACGGCGAGTTCCGCTACGACCGCCAGCCCGTCGGCGCCCTCCAGGGACTCGCCCCCGACCACGTCGTCTACCTCGGCACCGCCAGCAAGTCCCTCGCCCCCGGCCTGCGACTGGCGTGGGCGGTGCTCCCGCCGGGGCTCGCCGACGAGGTCACGGCGACCCGCGGCGGCTCCGACACCTGCGGCGTGCTGGAACAGCTCACGCTGGCCGAGTTCCTCGCCTCCGGGGCCTACGACCGGCACGTCCGTGCCTCCCGCCTGCGCTACCGGCGCCGCCGGGACGCCCTGGTCGCGGCCCTCGCCGGCCGGGTCCCCGAGGTGCGGATCGCCGGGATCGCGGCCGGTCTGCACGCCGTACTCGGTCTGCCGCCCGGCACCGAGCAGCAGGTGCTCAGATCGGCGGCCTGGCAGGGCCTGGGCCTGCACGGCCTGTCCGTCTTCCGCCACCCGAAGGCCACGACCGACCCGCTGGACGCGGTGGTCGTCGGCTACGGCACCCCGCCCGACCACGCCTGGACCGGCGCCCTGGACGCGCTGTGCCGGGCGCTGCCCTAG
- a CDS encoding carboxymuconolactone decarboxylase family protein — MTTPTDDTKTPGYAAEVPVRLNWSQHAPEVYKAMIRLETVAKRGLDPALYELVKIRASQINHCAFCLDMHTKDALAAGESVERIVQLAAWEESRHFYTEKELAAIELTEAVTVLTDGFVPDEVYEKAAKHFDEPELAQLIAAITTINAWNRFGVTCRMTPGHYTPGGHA; from the coding sequence ATGACGACACCCACCGATGACACGAAGACGCCGGGCTACGCCGCCGAGGTACCCGTCCGGCTGAACTGGTCCCAGCACGCCCCTGAGGTCTACAAGGCGATGATCCGGCTCGAGACCGTCGCCAAGCGGGGGCTGGACCCGGCGCTGTACGAGCTGGTGAAGATCCGCGCCTCGCAGATCAACCACTGCGCCTTCTGCCTCGACATGCACACCAAGGACGCCCTGGCCGCCGGCGAGAGTGTGGAGCGGATCGTGCAGCTGGCCGCCTGGGAGGAGTCGCGGCACTTCTACACGGAGAAGGAGCTGGCGGCGATCGAGCTGACCGAGGCGGTCACCGTGCTGACCGACGGCTTCGTGCCGGACGAGGTGTACGAGAAGGCCGCCAAGCACTTCGACGAGCCGGAGCTGGCGCAGCTGATCGCCGCGATCACGACGATCAACGCCTGGAACCGGTTCGGCGTGACCTGCCGGATGACTCCGGGCCACTACACGCCGGGCGGGCACGCGTGA
- a CDS encoding ABC transporter substrate-binding protein, protein MRMRTTTALAGVAALTLLTGCGAADMTKQASPYANAQGARTVTLSVQSWVGAQANVAVAQYLLEHELGYRVDTVQVDEVPAWDALSQGRVDAILEDWGHPEQEQRYVQDKKTIAAGGDLGVTGHIGWFVPTYFAKKHPDVTNWKNLDKYADLLRTAESGGKGQLLDGSPSYVTNDKALVKNLDLDYQVVFAGSEAAQITQMQQFAKEKKPFLSYWYTPQWLMEKVPMTEVKLPPYEEGCDADPEKVACAYPVTPLQKYLNAGFAKEGGKAAEFLKRFKWTTEDQNQVSLMIAEQKMRPEEAAKKWVDGHESVWKQWLP, encoded by the coding sequence CTGCGTATGCGTACGACCACCGCCCTCGCGGGCGTGGCCGCGCTGACGCTGCTCACCGGCTGCGGCGCCGCCGACATGACCAAGCAGGCGTCCCCGTACGCCAACGCCCAGGGCGCCAGGACCGTCACGCTGTCCGTGCAGTCCTGGGTCGGCGCCCAGGCCAACGTGGCCGTCGCCCAGTACCTGCTGGAGCACGAGCTGGGCTACCGGGTCGACACCGTCCAGGTCGACGAGGTCCCCGCCTGGGACGCGCTCAGCCAGGGCCGCGTCGACGCCATCCTGGAGGACTGGGGCCACCCCGAGCAGGAACAGCGCTACGTCCAGGACAAGAAGACCATCGCCGCGGGCGGCGACCTCGGGGTCACCGGGCACATCGGCTGGTTCGTCCCGACGTACTTCGCGAAGAAGCACCCGGACGTCACGAACTGGAAGAACCTCGACAAGTACGCCGACCTGCTGCGCACCGCGGAGAGCGGCGGCAAGGGCCAGCTCCTGGACGGCTCCCCGTCCTACGTCACCAACGACAAGGCCCTGGTGAAGAACCTGGACCTGGACTACCAGGTCGTCTTCGCCGGTTCGGAGGCCGCCCAGATCACCCAGATGCAGCAGTTCGCCAAGGAGAAGAAGCCCTTCCTCAGCTACTGGTACACCCCCCAGTGGCTGATGGAGAAGGTCCCGATGACCGAGGTGAAGCTGCCGCCGTACGAGGAGGGCTGCGACGCCGACCCGGAGAAGGTCGCCTGTGCCTACCCCGTCACCCCGCTGCAGAAGTACCTCAACGCCGGCTTCGCGAAGGAGGGCGGCAAGGCGGCGGAGTTCCTGAAGCGGTTCAAGTGGACGACGGAGGACCAGAACCAGGTCTCCCTGATGATCGCCGAGCAGAAGATGCGGCCCGAGGAGGCGGCGAAGAAGTGGGTGGACGGCCACGAGTCCGTCTGGAAGCAGTGGCTGCCCTGA